A window from Methylocystis sp. MJC1 encodes these proteins:
- a CDS encoding DUF1624 domain-containing protein has protein sequence MSAIPSEERSDDPRLPEIDRLRGLVMVVMALDHMRDFFDADALRFSPTDLDRTYPFLFFTRFITHFCAPTFAVLAGVGAFLYGAKRNHKALSLFLATRGVWLILLDAIVISPVWGGPGRISLGTLWAIGCGLLALSVLSLARPAVVFAIGAAIILGHNLLDGIHAADLGAFAPWWRLLHEPGALPLDLPGRVLYPALPWIGVLALGYGVGPLFQRSAQERDSILLKAGLGALALFILLRAPNLYGDPRAFALRADGIGSALSFLNVTKYPPSLLYLLVTLGGAALALPALERLGGAAGRALAIFGRTPLFFYVLHLYVGVAAVLALAAWRGYSLEDIAAVVKSGAPPDDFGTGLAGAYLIWILVVIGLYPLCRWFAEIKRRRSDLWWLSYL, from the coding sequence ATGAGCGCGATCCCCAGCGAGGAACGGTCAGACGATCCACGTCTGCCGGAAATCGACCGGCTGCGCGGTCTCGTCATGGTCGTCATGGCGCTGGACCATATGCGCGACTTCTTTGACGCCGACGCGCTGCGATTCAGCCCCACCGATCTCGACCGCACCTATCCCTTTCTGTTTTTCACCCGCTTCATCACCCATTTCTGCGCGCCGACATTCGCCGTCCTGGCCGGCGTCGGCGCCTTCCTTTACGGAGCCAAGCGGAACCACAAAGCGCTGAGCCTTTTCCTGGCGACGCGAGGCGTCTGGCTCATCCTGCTCGACGCTATCGTGATCAGCCCGGTTTGGGGTGGCCCGGGGCGCATCAGCTTGGGAACGCTTTGGGCGATCGGTTGCGGGCTTCTGGCGCTCTCGGTCCTTTCGCTCGCGCGGCCGGCGGTGGTTTTCGCCATAGGCGCGGCGATCATCCTTGGCCATAACCTGCTCGACGGCATTCACGCCGCAGACCTCGGAGCCTTCGCGCCCTGGTGGCGACTGTTGCATGAACCCGGCGCCTTGCCGCTCGACCTCCCCGGCCGCGTCCTGTACCCGGCCCTCCCCTGGATTGGGGTCCTGGCGCTCGGCTATGGGGTCGGACCGCTCTTCCAACGAAGCGCGCAGGAGCGCGATTCTATCCTGCTCAAGGCGGGGCTCGGCGCGCTGGCGCTTTTCATCCTGCTGCGGGCCCCCAATCTCTATGGCGACCCCCGCGCCTTCGCGCTGCGGGCGGATGGGATCGGCTCGGCGCTTTCCTTCCTCAACGTCACAAAATATCCGCCGTCGCTGCTCTATTTGCTCGTCACGCTCGGCGGCGCGGCGCTCGCCCTGCCCGCGCTGGAGCGCCTTGGCGGCGCTGCTGGTCGCGCGCTCGCGATTTTTGGCCGCACGCCCCTCTTCTTTTACGTTCTGCATTTATATGTCGGCGTCGCGGCCGTCTTGGCGCTCGCGGCTTGGCGGGGCTATTCGCTCGAAGACATCGCCGCTGTCGTCAAATCCGGCGCGCCGCCAGACGATTTCGGGACAGGGCTTGCCGGCGCCTACCTCATCTGGATTCTCGTGGTCATAGGACTTTACCCGCTCTGCCGGTGGTTTGCCGAAATCAAACGCCGCAGGAGCGATCTCTGGTGGCTGAGTTATCTGTAA
- a CDS encoding cytochrome c biogenesis CcdA family protein, whose product MAADVTFPAAAAAGLLSFLSPCVLPLVPPYLTYLAGVSMEDLEIESRSRARRDVLVSAVLFVLGFTTVFVALGATASAFGAVIRANLQILSWVAGAIIILMGLHFVGLLKVSLLYREKRAEISKPMGLFGSYVMGLAFAFGWTPCIGPILAAILAVAGTQDTVARGAALLATYSLGLGLPFIVAGFALGRFLAFVARFRRHFGKVEKIVGVLLIFTGVAFLTGGVQEMSFWLLELFPGLATLG is encoded by the coding sequence ATGGCGGCGGACGTCACTTTTCCAGCGGCTGCGGCGGCGGGGCTTCTGTCTTTCCTCTCCCCTTGCGTCCTGCCACTGGTGCCTCCCTATCTGACCTATCTGGCCGGCGTCAGCATGGAGGATTTGGAGATCGAGTCGCGCTCGCGCGCAAGGCGCGACGTTCTCGTGTCGGCTGTCCTCTTCGTTCTCGGTTTTACCACCGTATTCGTAGCGCTGGGCGCGACGGCGAGCGCCTTCGGCGCGGTGATCCGCGCCAATCTCCAAATCCTGTCCTGGGTCGCCGGGGCGATCATCATCCTGATGGGCCTCCACTTCGTCGGCCTGCTCAAGGTGAGCCTGCTCTATCGGGAGAAGCGCGCGGAAATTTCGAAGCCCATGGGGCTTTTCGGCTCTTATGTGATGGGTCTCGCCTTTGCCTTCGGCTGGACCCCCTGCATCGGGCCGATCCTCGCGGCGATTCTCGCCGTCGCAGGGACGCAGGATACCGTGGCGCGTGGCGCCGCCTTGCTCGCCACTTATTCTCTGGGGCTCGGGCTGCCCTTTATCGTCGCTGGCTTTGCGCTCGGGCGCTTTCTGGCCTTCGTCGCCCGTTTTCGTAGACATTTCGGCAAGGTCGAGAAGATCGTCGGGGTCCTGCTGATCTTCACGGGCGTCGCTTTCCTTACCGGCGGCGTGCAGGAAATGTCCTTTTGGCTCCTCGAATTGTTCCCGGGGTTGGCGACGCTGGGATGA
- a CDS encoding PilZ domain-containing protein, producing the protein MLTLAFETSSSVGSMALQPGFEIDISRTPLHGPAVGVDLDACFSSPDGSEYSCRIIAASTGEMTLSTPARPRYGDRIIVHVLELGRFEGNVERQMDGGFAISLDLSVTRRRKLAAQLVWFANREVCGLPDARRHKRIVPRMPWTMIRMPAGRENVARINDVSLSGISVLTSAQAMIGERVSLGVKTAVVARIFDGGLVAQFDEYFEEGQISDMLRF; encoded by the coding sequence TTGCTGACGCTGGCTTTCGAAACCTCGTCGTCGGTGGGCAGCATGGCGCTACAACCCGGATTTGAAATCGACATTAGCCGGACGCCGCTGCATGGCCCGGCCGTTGGCGTCGATCTGGACGCGTGTTTCAGCTCGCCTGACGGATCCGAGTATTCATGCCGAATCATCGCGGCATCCACCGGAGAAATGACGCTCTCGACGCCGGCCCGGCCGCGGTATGGGGACCGGATTATCGTTCATGTTCTGGAGCTTGGTCGCTTCGAGGGAAATGTTGAGCGTCAGATGGACGGTGGCTTCGCCATCAGTCTCGACCTCTCCGTGACGCGACGGCGCAAGCTGGCGGCGCAGCTTGTCTGGTTTGCCAATCGGGAGGTTTGCGGTCTCCCGGACGCTCGCCGGCACAAGCGCATCGTCCCGCGAATGCCGTGGACGATGATCCGCATGCCCGCCGGTAGGGAAAATGTGGCGCGGATCAATGATGTCTCGCTCTCTGGAATCAGCGTCCTGACCTCGGCGCAAGCCATGATCGGAGAGCGGGTGTCGCTCGGGGTCAAGACTGCGGTGGTGGCGCGCATCTTCGACGGCGGTCTTGTCGCGCAGTTCGACGAGTATTTCGAAGAGGGGCAGATTTCCGACATGCTCAGATTTTGA
- a CDS encoding FecR domain-containing protein, with translation MRRTAIATTALCALTFPAAAEETIGSAAAIEKDVQGASSGRSMRLSKGDEVYFDEVLTTGAASRGKFVFADRTDLQMGPSSRVKLDNFVYAGGAGATFNAAKGAFRFVSAPGEHKPYDVRTPTATIGVRGTNYGVRVTPGRTDAVLYAGAIEVCDSTGAQCRVLDKPCTTVTVTPNHVSEPKKVGKKDWSFDNTCKGAPPPSDHGSNPPPGEPAPPPPPGGEAPSFNWSGPTIGFTAGSVVGNSYFADPVPLNGAAFAGGLKIGYMLPIWANIVAGFETDAQFRSSIGGSSNGEGSVSGSRPGYIGTARLKFGYAFDRILVYGTGGLAYGHIIAPKSYSGFNVGGAGYSTGASLDHAFLPGWSVGGGVSYALTQNISVNAEYLYIKLQHHYPAYTTSAAPGAVAVGDHSAMHGIRFGVNFGFSPADLARLIR, from the coding sequence ATGCGCAGAACCGCGATCGCGACAACCGCTCTCTGCGCTTTGACTTTCCCGGCGGCCGCCGAAGAGACGATCGGCTCCGCGGCCGCCATCGAGAAGGACGTGCAGGGCGCTTCCAGTGGGCGCAGCATGCGCCTTTCAAAGGGCGACGAGGTCTATTTCGACGAGGTGCTGACGACCGGCGCCGCAAGCCGCGGCAAATTCGTCTTTGCAGACCGCACCGACCTGCAGATGGGACCTTCGTCGCGTGTGAAGCTCGACAATTTCGTCTATGCGGGCGGCGCGGGCGCGACCTTCAACGCCGCCAAGGGCGCTTTTCGTTTCGTTTCCGCCCCCGGCGAGCACAAGCCCTATGACGTGCGCACTCCCACCGCGACGATTGGCGTGCGCGGCACCAATTACGGCGTGCGGGTGACCCCGGGCCGGACGGACGCCGTCCTCTACGCCGGCGCGATCGAGGTTTGCGACTCGACGGGCGCTCAGTGCCGCGTGCTGGATAAGCCCTGCACCACCGTCACGGTCACGCCGAACCATGTTTCCGAGCCCAAAAAGGTCGGCAAGAAGGATTGGAGCTTCGACAATACGTGCAAGGGCGCGCCGCCGCCCTCGGACCATGGCTCCAACCCGCCGCCGGGCGAACCCGCGCCGCCGCCCCCGCCGGGCGGGGAGGCGCCAAGCTTCAACTGGAGCGGTCCCACGATTGGCTTCACCGCCGGCTCGGTCGTCGGCAACAGCTATTTCGCCGATCCGGTGCCGCTCAACGGCGCGGCCTTCGCCGGCGGCCTCAAGATCGGCTATATGCTGCCGATCTGGGCCAATATTGTCGCGGGCTTCGAGACCGACGCGCAATTTCGTTCGTCGATCGGCGGCTCATCCAACGGCGAGGGCTCCGTTTCCGGCTCGCGGCCGGGCTATATCGGCACGGCGCGCCTCAAGTTCGGCTACGCCTTCGACCGTATCCTGGTCTACGGCACAGGCGGTCTTGCCTACGGCCATATTATCGCGCCCAAAAGCTACTCCGGCTTCAACGTCGGCGGTGCGGGCTATTCGACCGGCGCGAGCCTCGACCACGCCTTCCTGCCGGGCTGGTCGGTGGGCGGCGGCGTGAGCTACGCGCTGACGCAGAACATCTCCGTCAACGCCGAATATCTCTACATCAAGCTCCAGCACCATTATCCGGCCTACACCACCAGCGCCGCGCCCGGGGCCGTTGCTGTCGGCGACCACAGCGCCATGCACGGCATTCGTTTCGGCGTGAATTTCGGCTTCTCGCCGGCCGATCTGGCCCGCCTTATCCGGTAG